A stretch of DNA from Streptomyces sp. NBC_01197:
ACGGCGAGCGTCGGCAGCAGGACGGCGAGGCTGTAGAGGCCACTGAGCCAGTTGCTGTCGAGCACAGCCAGGGAAATGATCGCCAGCACGATGCTGATGATGATGCTGAACAGCGTGAACATCCAGTACTCCTGGCGCCGTGCGCGCCCGCTGAAGCCCACGTAGTTCTTGAGCACATCGAGATACCAGTTCACTTCGGTCCCCCCAAAGTCCTGCCGAGCGGCCCGTCTTGGTTGACGTGCCGGACCGCAGAACCTATGTGGCTTGATGTGGACGGGTCAAGGTGCCGTGTGTGACGCACAGATGACCGAGCGAGGTCGGGGCGATGTCGGACTCACCCTCTAGGCTCACTTGCATGCCGCCGTCCCAGAAGCGCGCCCGCCGCTACGACTCCGTCACGACCCGCACCGCTGTGCTGGCCCAGTTCGAGCATGTGCGGAGCGCGGTGACCGACCTCGCGCCCGACCGGCTCGCGCTGCCCACCCGGCTCGGAGACTGGACCGTGCGCGAGCTGGCCGCGCATTGCGCCATGGCCGTCGAGAGCATCAGCAGATGTCTCGACCTGGAGCCCCCGGCCGCCCAGGAACTGGCCCTGCTGGAATGGCCGTTCGCCACCGCCTCGGTCGCTGACCAGATCTCCGACGACGTCAGGGCGCTCGCCGCCGCCTCCAACCTGGAAGAGCTTTTCAGCCGCACCGCCGCCCGGATCGCCGAGCGGCTGCCCGGCGCCGACGGCGAGCGGCTGCTCGCCACCCGCGTGGGCGCCATGCGGCTCTGCGACTACCTGGTCTCGCGCTGTGTGGAACTGGTCGTCCACACCGACGACCTGAACGCGGCCGCCGGGCTGGAGATCCCGTACGACCGCCAGGCCCTGGCCGCCTGTACCCGGCTCCTCGCGGATGCCCTCGCGGTCAAGGCCCCGGGGGCGTCGACGGAGGTGCGGGTCCCGCCGTACGCCGTCGTCCAGTGCATCGAGGGCCCCCGCCATACCCGCGGCACCCCGCCCAACGTCGTAGAGACCGACCCGCTCAGCTGGATCCGGCTGGCCACCGGGCGTACGGAGTGGCAGACGGCCGTCGAGGGGGCGAAGGTCGCGGCGAGTGGCGAGCGCGCCGACCTCTCGGCTCTGCTTCCCGTCATGAGGTGACATGGGCTGAGAGGCCCTGAGAGGCCCTGGGAGGAGCTGTGGGCGAAGCTGCTGGGGCGGGGAAGGGGAACCGGACACCCCACCCGCCCCGTCCAACCGCCATGCACACGCAACGTACCGCCGTCGCCGCCCTGGCCCTCTTCACGCTGGCCGCCTGCGGCACGGAAAAAGGATCGGCGGGTTCGGGTAACCCGGCCGCCCCGGACGTCCCTCTCACCGGGACCGGCTGGACCGTCGACAGCGTCTCGGCGGGCGGCACCGTACGGAAGGCCCCGGCGGGTGCCGACATCGCATTCGAGAAGGGACGGGTGAACGGCTCGTCCGGCTGCAACCACTTCAGCGCACCGGTCACCGTCAAGGACGACACCCTCACCGTCGGCGCCGCCACCAGCACGCTCATCGGCTGTCCGAAGAACCTCCAGGGCTACGAGACGGCTCTCCGCAAGACACTCACCGGCAAACTCGCCGTCCACCTCAGCGGCGGGAAGCTCACTCTGCGTACAGAGAGGGGCGACTCCGTGACCCTCACACGGAAGCCCGCGGAGCGGACCCCTCCGCTCGTCGGGACGGCGTGGAAGGTGGACGCGCTGACCGACGGCGCGAGCATGTCCACCCTCCCGCGGGGCACGGCGGGGAAGGCCCGGCTGACCTTCGGCAAGGACGGATCCGTCCACGGAAACCTGGGCTGCAACAGGGTCAGCGGTATGGCAAAGGTCACGGGGAGCACCGTCACCTTCGGGCCTCTCACCACCACCCGCATGATGTGCGGGGCGCCCGCCATGGCCCTGGAGAGGCAGCTGCTCAGGGTGGCGCACGGCCCTGTGCGCTACGGAATCCAGCACCGCGCGCTCACGCTCACGGCCCATGACGGGACCGGAATCCGCGCCACCGCATAGCGCCGCGTATCGGTCAGAAGGGACGTCCGGGCGGATCCCCAATTCGGACCAGTGGTCGATCTCGCCTACACTCGGTGGCGTGCCTCGTGGTGATGGACGACTCAACCACGACCTGCTCCCCGGAGAGAAAGGCCCCCAGGACGCTTGTGGCGTCTACGGTGTCTGGGCTCCGGGCGAAGAGGTCGCCAAGCTCACCTATTTCGGACTGTATGCCCTGCAGCACCGTGGACAGGAGTCCGCGGGCATCGCAGTGAGCAATGGGTCCCAGATCCTGGTCTTCAAGGACATGGGTCTGGTCTCACAAGTCTTCGACGAAACCTCTCTCAGCTCTCTCCAGGGCCATATCGCGGTGGGTCATGCCCGCTACTCCACCACCGGAGCCTCGGTGTGGGAGAACGCGCAGCCGACCTTCCGTGCCACCGCACACGGATCGATCGCGCTCGGTCACAACGGCAACCTGGTCAATACGGCCGAGCTGTCCGCGCTGGTCGCCGAGCTGCCCAAGGAGCACGGCCGCTCCACCCAGCTGGCCGCGACCAACGACACCGATCTGATCACCGCGCTCCTCGCGGGTCAGACGGATGACGACGGCAAGCCCCTGACGATCGAGGAAGCCGCCCCCAAGGTGCTGCCCGCGGTGAAGGGCGCCTTCTCGCTCGTCTTCATGGATGAGCACACCCTCTACGCGGCCCGCGACCCGCAGGGCATCCGCCCGCTGGTCCTCGGCCGTCTGGAGCGCGGCTGGGTGGTGGCATCCGAGTCCGCCGCCCTGGACATCTGCGGCGCCTCCTTCGTCCGCGAGGTCGAGCCCGGCGAGCTGATCACCATCGACGAGAACGGTCTGCGTACCGTTCGATTCGCAGAAGCGAAGCCCAAGGGCTGTGTCTTCGAGTACGTCTATCTGGCGCGCCCCGACACGGACATCGCCGGCCGGAACGTCTACCTCTCGCGGGTGGAGATGGGCCGGAAG
This window harbors:
- a CDS encoding META domain-containing protein, producing the protein MHTQRTAVAALALFTLAACGTEKGSAGSGNPAAPDVPLTGTGWTVDSVSAGGTVRKAPAGADIAFEKGRVNGSSGCNHFSAPVTVKDDTLTVGAATSTLIGCPKNLQGYETALRKTLTGKLAVHLSGGKLTLRTERGDSVTLTRKPAERTPPLVGTAWKVDALTDGASMSTLPRGTAGKARLTFGKDGSVHGNLGCNRVSGMAKVTGSTVTFGPLTTTRMMCGAPAMALERQLLRVAHGPVRYGIQHRALTLTAHDGTGIRATA
- a CDS encoding maleylpyruvate isomerase family mycothiol-dependent enzyme; amino-acid sequence: MPPSQKRARRYDSVTTRTAVLAQFEHVRSAVTDLAPDRLALPTRLGDWTVRELAAHCAMAVESISRCLDLEPPAAQELALLEWPFATASVADQISDDVRALAAASNLEELFSRTAARIAERLPGADGERLLATRVGAMRLCDYLVSRCVELVVHTDDLNAAAGLEIPYDRQALAACTRLLADALAVKAPGASTEVRVPPYAVVQCIEGPRHTRGTPPNVVETDPLSWIRLATGRTEWQTAVEGAKVAASGERADLSALLPVMR
- the purF gene encoding amidophosphoribosyltransferase, which encodes MPRGDGRLNHDLLPGEKGPQDACGVYGVWAPGEEVAKLTYFGLYALQHRGQESAGIAVSNGSQILVFKDMGLVSQVFDETSLSSLQGHIAVGHARYSTTGASVWENAQPTFRATAHGSIALGHNGNLVNTAELSALVAELPKEHGRSTQLAATNDTDLITALLAGQTDDDGKPLTIEEAAPKVLPAVKGAFSLVFMDEHTLYAARDPQGIRPLVLGRLERGWVVASESAALDICGASFVREVEPGELITIDENGLRTVRFAEAKPKGCVFEYVYLARPDTDIAGRNVYLSRVEMGRKLAAEAPADADLVIATPESGTPAAIGYAEASGIPYGSGLVKNAYVGRTFIQPSQTIRQLGIRLKLNPLKEVIRGKRLVVVDDSIVRGNTQRALVKMLREAGAAEIHIRISSPPVKWPCFFGIDFATRAELIANGMSVDEIATSMGADSLSYISIDGMIEATTIDKPNLCGACFDGVYPMELPDPELLGKQLLETELAAGPASTAAAEALRRP
- a CDS encoding DUF805 domain-containing protein, which codes for MNWYLDVLKNYVGFSGRARRQEYWMFTLFSIIISIVLAIISLAVLDSNWLSGLYSLAVLLPTLAVTVRRLHDTGRSGGWIFIVIVPLVGWIILLVFLASEGERQSNAHGPDPKAAAGY